A region of Periplaneta americana isolate PAMFEO1 chromosome 16, P.americana_PAMFEO1_priV1, whole genome shotgun sequence DNA encodes the following proteins:
- the Psf2 gene encoding probable DNA replication complex GINS protein PSF2: MDPSVVEFLAEDQMVNIVPSFSCDRVFLICGEVGPFRAGLPVKVPIWLALNLRQRQKCRVLPPDWMNVEQLLQAKEEESQSRFFNKMPSEHYMVEGRLLLGIAAEDIPQADEIRTILKDIWDIRMSKLRSSIDAFIKTGGTHAKLDHLTDMEINSIRPLLPHALDEMFSLQRVTSQPLHEETEEFSQETQ, translated from the exons ATGGACCCGTCGGTAGTAGAATTTCTTGCAGAAGATCAAATGGTGAACATTGTTCCGAGTTTTAGTTGCGATAGAGTGTTTCTAATTTGTGGGGAAGTAGGTCCTTTCCGAGCAGGTCTTCCTGTAAAAGTACCCATCTGGTTGGCACTGAATCTTCGACAAAGACAAAAATGTCGCGTATTGCCTCCTGATTGGATGAATGTAGAACAGTTGTTACAAGCAAAGGAAGAGGAGTCACAATCCAG ATTCTTCAACAAAATGCCAAGCGAACACTACATGGTGGAAGGCCGTTTGTTGCTTGGAATTGCAGCAGAAGATATTCCACAGGCAGATGAAATCCGAACAATTCTAAAG GATATCTGGGATATACGAATGTCAAAACTTAGATCTTCAATAGATGCTTTTATTAAGACTGGCGGCACACATGCAAAGCTTGATCACTTGACAGATATGGAGATAAACAGCATAAGACCTCTTTTGCCTCATGCTCTAGATGAGATGTTTAGTCTGCAGAGAGTT ACATCTCAACCCTTGCATGAAGAAACAGAAGAATTTTCTCAAGAAACGCAATAA